The window CCATTTGGTGACAGTTCGTATATTTTGCCACCCTTCTCTTTCCTCCGTTCTTTTACTACGGACCTCGGACCTCAAATAGATCCAGTTTCACTATTTCATGCATTTTGAGCCAGTAAAGAAAAAACTATGTGAATTAGAAGCCTATAATTATACATTTTCCTTCCTAGAAGGATATACTTAAGTTAGTGTTTCATAGGCTTAACGTATGATGAAATGGACGAGATGCAATACAATGCAGAAAAATGACGAACCGTTCAAACTTTAGTGGACATGTACGGGGACAGGTTTTTATTATTTTTAGCGTTAGGTCTTTCTGAATTTGCCTTTTTAAAAAAACATAATAAGTAGTGGCAGAGGATCCTTTACCTTTGTCCACGTATAGGAGTTTTGATTATGCAATTATTAATATTTTTTTCCTTTCTATTAATCTATTTGGCACTCAATTTTTATGTAGCCTATAATGGCTGGGTTTGGTTGAAGAGATCCTTTAACTTTCGGTTTAAGAAAACATATTTTCTCGTAATGTTTGTCATTTCTTTTTCCTTTTTCTTAACTGAAATGTTCACCATTCCAGGTTTCCGATGGGTTGGTTACATCTGGCTAGTAATGTTCGGCTATAGTTTACTACTTTTCCCTTTATTAAATTTAATTTATTTTCTAAATAAAAAAAGAGGCATTAAATGGTTCGGTTTTTCCGCCATTGCTTTTTATTTATTTATTTTCACTTATGGTTCCTACAACATGTGGAGCCCTGTCGTTGTCACATATGACATTGAAATCGAGAAAGAATCTGAATTAGATGAACTGAAAATTTTATTAGTATCAGACATCCATATAAACGAAACGATTGGTCCTAAATCTATTAATCGTTTAATCAACCTCTCCAATGAAGTAGGACCAGATATCATTTTCCTAGCTGGCGACGTTATAGATAATAGTATTGAACCTTACT is drawn from Bacillus alkalisoli and contains these coding sequences:
- a CDS encoding metallophosphoesterase; translation: MQLLIFFSFLLIYLALNFYVAYNGWVWLKRSFNFRFKKTYFLVMFVISFSFFLTEMFTIPGFRWVGYIWLVMFGYSLLLFPLLNLIYFLNKKRGIKWFGFSAIAFYLFIFTYGSYNMWSPVVVTYDIEIEKESELDELKILLVSDIHINETIGPKSINRLINLSNEVGPDIIFLAGDVIDNSIEPYYKHNLSEIMSGLTAPMGVYAVLGNHEYYGNDIPIFIKEMNQINIEVLVDEITSIDDLFYVVGRKDYSDRVRASIHELTNELDPTKPIFLIDHQPREFSEISAAGVDLMVSGHTHKGQLFPANFITNAMYENHHGLLQVDQLHTIVSSGFGIWGPPFRIGSRSEVMEINVRFVN